AGTGAGCTCCGGCTGGACCTCAGTGCTTATGAGATGCCTTCTGAGGATGAGAACCAGGAGGTCTCTGAAGAGAAAAATGGGACAGATGTTAAGTCTGAAGAAGATGGGGAAGGGAGACCTGGGTGTCCCACCTGCCAGAAAGAACTTCGGGGCCTTGTGCTAGACTGGGTCCATGGCCGCATCAGCAACTTCCACTACCTCATGCAGCTGAATCGGTTGGCCGGTCGACGGCAGGGGGATCCCAACTATCACCCAGTGCTGCCTTGGGTGGTGGACTTTACCACGCCTTATGGGCGCTTCCGAGACCTTCGTAAATCCAAGTTCCGACTCAACAAGGGAGACAAACAATTGGACTTCACCTATGAGATGACACGGCAGGCATTTGTAGCAGGTGGTGCAGGAAGTGGGGAGCCACCTCATGTTCCCCACCACATCTCTGACGTGCTCTCCGACATCACATACTATGTATACAAGGCCCGTCGCACACCACGCTCGGTGCTCTGTGGACATGTCCGAGCACAGTGGGAGCCCCACGAGTATCCTGCCACCATGGAGCGGATGCAGACCTGGACACCGGATGAGTGCATACCCGAATTCTACACGGACCCCACTATCTTTTGCTCTATCCACCCTGACATGCCTGACCTGGATGTGCCGGCCTGGTGCAGTTCTAATCAGGAATTTGTGACTGCCCACAGAGCACTGCTGGAGAGCTGGGAGGTGTCCCAAGACCTGCATCATTGGATTGACCTTACTTTTGGCTACAAACTCCAGGGCAAGGAAGCTGTGAAGGAGAAGAATGTGTGTCTGCACCTGGTGGATGCTCACACCCATCTGACCAGCTATGGTGTAGTGCAGCTGTTTGATCAGCCACACCCCCAACGCCTGGCTGGGGCTCCTGCCCTGGCCCCTGAACCTCCACTCATCCCCCGGCTCTTGGTCCAGCCTATTCAGGAGGCCACAGGCCAGGAAGACATTTCAGGACAACTTATAAATGGTGCGGGCAGGCTTGTTGTAGAGGCCACACCGTGTGAGACTGGCTGGACTAGAGATAGGCCCGTGACAGGGGAAGATGATTTAGAACAGGCTACGGAAGCTCTGGATTCCATCTCCCTCCCTGGGAAAGCAGGTGACCAGCCAGGCTCTTCCTCCAGTCAAGCCTCACCTGGCCTGTTGTCTTTTTCTGCACCCTCGGGGTCTCGTCCAGGCCGCAGGAGCAAAGCTGCTGGGTTGGACCCTGGGGAGGGTGAAGAGGGCaagattgttcttccagagggcttCAGTCCCATACAGGCcttggaagagctggagaaagtGGGTAACTTCCTGGCCAAAGGCCTAGGGAGCCGGTTGGAGGACCCTGAAAAGCCTCAAGCGCAGCCACCTGTGCACCTACAGAGCCTCTTCCATCGAGACATGCAGGCACTGGGTGTCCTGTTGGCTGAGATGGTATTTGCCACCAGGGTCCGGATACTGCAGCCTGATGCACCTTTGTGGGTACGCTTTGAGGCTGTTAGGGGTCTCTGCATGCGCCACTCCAAGGATATCCCTGTATCCCTGCAGCCTGTGCTGGATACACTCCTGCAGCTCAGTGGACCCAAAAGTCCTATAGTGGTGAAGAAGGGCAGGCTAGAACCCCTGTTTGAGTACAGACCCGTTTCCCAAGGATTGCCCCCACCCAGTCCAGCCCAGCTCCTCAGCCCCTTCAGCTCTGTGGTCCCCTTCCCTCCATACTTCCCAGCACTGCACAAGTTCATTCTTCTGTATCAGGCCCGGCGTGTGGAGGATGAGGTCCAGGGACGGGAGCTGGTGTTCGCTCTATGGCAGCAGCTGGGTGCGGTGTTAAATGACATCACTCCCGAGGGcttggagatcctcctgcctttcgTGCTGTCACTCATGTCTGAGGAGCACACAGCTGTGTACACAGCCTGGTACCTATTTGAACCTGTTGCCAAGGCCCTGGGCCCCAAAAATGCCAATAAGTACCTCCTAAAGCCTCTCATTGGTGCCTATGAGAGCCCCTGCCGCCTGCACGGCCGCTTCTACCTGTACACTGACTGTTTTGTGGCCCAGTTGGTGGTGCGGTTGGGCTTGCAGGCCTTCCTCAACCACCTGTTGCCCCACGTCCTACAGGTACTGGCTGGGGTGGAGGCCTCCCAGGAGGAGGGCAAAGGCCTGGTTGGGACCACTGAGGATGAGGAAAATGAGCTCCCAGTGTCTGGGCCTGGCTCTTGTGCCTTTGGGGAGGAGATTCAGATGGATGGGCAGCCGGCTGCTTCCTCAGGACTGGGGCTCCCAGACTACAGGTCAGGCGTCAGCTTCCATGACCAGGCCGACCTGCCAGACACAGAGGACTTCCAAGCTGGACTATATGTGGCTGAATCTCCACagccccaggaggctgaggcagtgagCCTGGGCCAGATGAGTGACAAAAGCAGCACCAGTGAAGCCTCACAGGGCGAGGAGAGAGGTGGGGACGATGGGGGTGTCCCTGCAGACAAGAACAGCGTGAAGTCAGGGGACAGCAGCCAGGATTTGAAGCAAAGTGAAGgctctgaggaagaggaggaggaggaaggctgtgtggtgttggaggaggaggaggagcaggatgaAGCCACAGGAACATCCGAGCTCACTCTGTCTGACACAATACTGTCCATGGAGACAGTTGTGGCTCCTGACGATGGgcaagacagagaagaggaagaggagcccTTGACCGAGCAGACAGAAGGCAAAGAACAAAAGATCCTCCTTGGTGAGCCCTTGGGCTGCGGGGACGTGGGTCAGCTGCTTTTCCTTCAGTGTTTCACGTGCTGGGCATGGGTCCATCCTGATCCCCTGTAGCCCACACAGCTCACAGGCACAGTCAATGGTCTGATACAGTGTGATGTGGTAATGCTGTGTGACTGGAGCGTGGGGCTTAGATTTAGCTTTCAGGAGTCAGAGAAGGTGGCTGTCAAAGGGACACGTTGGGCTGGGGGTggagcttagtggtagagcacttgtctagtatatgtgaggccctgggtgtCTTATCTCTGCCCCCCAGAAAAAGAATTAAGAAGTAAGAGCGAGTCGTGGTTGAGATGTAAATGGAGCCGGAACTACTGGCAATAGCACTCAGGTGTGGAGTGGGAAGAGTATTCCAGACAGAGGGAAGAGCATTTGTGCACCTCTGAGGCTCTCGAGGTTCCCtcagagaggcagggaaagacTAAAATGGTTTTCTTAAGAGAGGCCAGAGGGCGGTAGCCAGAGACAAGCCTGCATTCAAGAACTTGGGAACAGTAGGGGAAGGTCGCAGGTCCTGCCTGTTTCCATGGGTTATTGGCTAGGACCTCAACCATGGCTAAGTAAATGGGCCCGGGCTGGTCAGGCTCACTAGCAGGGCCGCAGCCAGAGTTGGccgggtggggtggggtgtagcGGGTGGGGTGGAAAGGGTGAGTTATCTGACGAGCTCAGAACCTTTTCCTGCCTTGTAGATACAGCCTGCAAGATGGTCCGCTGGCTCTCTGCCAAGCTTGGTCCCACAGTAGCCTCTCGCCATGTGGCCCGGAACCTGCTGCGCCTGCTGACATCTTGTTATGTCGGTAAGGTCTGTGGTTAGTGTTGGACACCAGGTTCCCCACCCAGGCTTCTGCCCATCCTTAGCCCCCTCTAAGGGACTCCGCTGACTTCCATCTCTTTCTGGGCAGGTCCTGGGTCTCACCCAGTAAGCTTCTTTTCTTGGGTTAAGAGTGGGgaagagctgggcggtggtggcgcacgcctttaatcccagcacttgggaggcagaggcaggcagatttctgagttcgaggctagcctggtctagagttccaggacagccaggactacacagagaaaccctgtctcgaaaaaccaaaaaaaaaaaaaaaaaagagtggggaAGAGCCCAGTATAGAATGAATATAAGCTGCCCCACAATCTCAGAAGGCCGACACCCCTCCTGCCTTCCACTAGCTTCTCAAGGCTGCTGGCCCTTCCTTGGCAGGGCCCACTCGGCAGCAGTTCACAGTCGTCAGTGATGACAGCCCCCCACTGAGCGCCGGCAATATCTACCAGAAGAGGCCAGTGCTAGGTGACATCGTGTCGGGGCCTGTGCTCAGCTGTCTCCTCCACATCGCCCACCTATATGGAGAGCCCGTTCTCACCTACCAGTACCTGCCCTACATCAGCTACCTGGTCAGTCGATAGTTAATCAGGCCCTGGATTGGGGGCGCCAAGGATCCAAGGACTGGCCCCAGATCTCTGGGATTCCAGGAAGTCTGTGGGGTGGCCTGGCCCTCTCTCATCTATTCTGTGGTCCTAGGTAGCCCCAGGGAGCAACTCAAGCCCCAGCCGACTGAACAGCCGCAAGGAGGCCGGGCTGCTGGCTGCGGTGACGCTGACTCAGAAAATCATTGTATACCTCTCCGACACTACCCTCATGGATATTCTGCCCCGCATCAGCCACGAGGTCTTGCTGCCTGTGCTCAGCTTCCTCACCTCCTTTGTCACAGGGTAGGTCCCTGCTCCTTGGGAGAGCCAGCTAGCTGAGGGGCCCCCAGGAGGGGCTGGGAAGCTCAGGGGAAAGGAGATAATACTGTCCTGAGTCATGGTTCTGATGTtgggtgtagtggcacaggcctttaattccagcacctagAAGAGGGCAagtttctgtgagtctgaggctagcctggtctacagacagagtGCCAGGCTAGCTAAGGCtccatagtgagactctatctttaaggagagagagagagagagagagagagagagagagagagagagagagagagagagtgtgtgtgtgtgtgtgtgtgtgtcctggttcTGGGTTGTGGGCGTGGCTTGGTGAGGGGACACATTCCCAACATGCAGGAGGTGCTGTGTTTGAACTCCAGcacctcagaaaaacaaaaatgggggctggaaagaATAGCTCAGGGCTTAacagcactggttgctcttcctgaggatccaggttagattcccagcagccgtgtggtagctcacaactgtctagcACTGCAGTTCTATGGGACCTGCtaccctcttttggtctctgtgggcactgcaaacatgtgcacagatacatgcaggcagtacacacataaaattaaacaaacaaacagaaaaagtccATGTTCTAGCCTACCTGTAACTCTGACTAAGCCACACTGCtcccctgtgcctcagtttcctttcctgGTCTGGACTGATCAGCCTTACAGCTCTGTTATTTGAAATTCCTGGTAAATTGGTCAAGTCCTTCAGGGAAGGGCTCGGAACTCATGCACTTTGTTTCTAGGTTCCCGAGTGGGGCCCAGGCCCGGACCGTCTTGTGTGTGAAGACCATTAGTCTCATCGCCCTCATCTGCTTGCGCATCGGACAGGAGATGGTCCAGCAGCACCTGAGTGAGCCAGTGGCCACCTTCTTTCAAGTCTTCTCTCATCTGCATGAGCTTCGGCAGCAGGTAGGCAGGTTCTGGGCTGGTCAGGCCAGACCAGGGCAGTGCAGTGGACCCACTGAATCTGTGGGCTTCCTACCTGCAGGAGCTGGATCCCAAGGTCTGTACTGAGGGCCAACTGCCAGAGGCGACCTTCTCAGATGGTCAGCGACGGCCAGTGGATCCCACCCTGCTGGAAGAGCTGCAGAAGGTGTTCACCCTGGAAATGGCGTACACAATCTACGTACCTTTCTCCTGCCTGTTGGGTATTGCCCATCACGTTCCTTTGCACAGAGTTGGTGACTACATCTCTTCCCTGGGGTGGGCCCCAGAGTCAGcagtggattctttttttttttttttgaacatgggATCTcattagcccaggctgacctttaactccagctccttcCGGCTTCCACCCGTCTCCCACCCGTCTCCTGCTGGCATTGTAGGAATGTGGCACCACTCGGGCTTCTTTATGTTCTTTTGTTAgaagtgactctgtgtgtgtgtgtgtgtgtgtgtgtgtgtgtgtgtgtgtgatatctgtgtgagtgtaggtgtgtgtgccatggcatgagTGTGGAGGTGAAAGAATAGCTATCGGGAGTCAGTTCTGTCCCACCACCGTTGGTTCTGTGGACTGAAGTCAGGTGACGAGTCTTGGCAGCAGATCCCTTACATGACGAGTTCTCTCTCTAGAtcctgcttttgtttctgtggggtttgtttgtttgttttcttagacagggtctctgtgtagcctggccattctggaactcactctgtggagtgtggctggctttgaactcacagagattcacctgcctctggctcccagtgccgggattaaaggcgtgcgccaccactgcctggctttgtttttgtttattttaaagatgatatcttactgtgtagtcctggccaccctcatacataacacacatcctcctgcctttgcatctgcctcctctgtgctgggattagaggtgtgcactgccacacccagATTTAAACAGGAATTTTAGCATCAGGGCAAACAGATTTGGCCCTAGAGCCCAATTTCCTTGGTGATTatctatcttagggtttctattgaacATCACGATAGAACATCATTACCAAAAGTACCtcgaggaggaaagggtttatttcatctgacaactctcaggtcaccaagggaagtcagggcaggaactcaaggcataATAGAAGCCATAGAAGAATTTGGGCGCCTACggcagtggcgcacgcctttaatcccagcacttggaggcagaggcaggcggatttctaagttcgaggccagcctggtctacagagggagttccaggatagccagagctacatagagaaaccctgtctcgaaaaaaccaaaaagaaaaaagaaaaacttgggCTTGTTCTtggtggcttgctcagtctggtGCCCCCTTCCACCGTGCAATGGTTTCTCTGTTTATCTccgactatcctggaactcattctgtagagcaggctggcctcaaactcagagatccccttgcctctgcctcccaagtgctaagattaaaggcatgtgccaccacccctgcCCCGGGGATGGCACTACTCACTGTAAATTGGCCCCCTCCCATATCAGTTGTTAAGAAAATTCCTccataggccaatctggtggatgaatcttctcaattgagggtttcttctctctctctctctctctcttttttttctattatttatttttattttatgtgcattatgGCCTGCATGTcagtctgtgtgagggtatcagatcccctggaactggaggtatagacagttgtgagctgccatgtggttgctgggaattgaactcatgtcctctggaagagcagtcagtgctcttaaccactgggccatctctccagcccccggtTTCTTTTCTCAAATGACTGTAGCTGGTGCCAaattgataaaaaacaaaacaaaagaaaaccccaaaccaacaacaataacaacaaacaacaactaaCCAGGACAGTGACTTATAAAGAGACACTGAACATTTTCCAGCAGCAAAGACTCAGGAGCTGGCCATTCAGGGCTGGGGAATGGAATGTAGGGGAATATGATGGTCTCCAGAAGCTACCTGCAAAGGAATGAATGGCCTGCTGGGTTTTGTGGCTTCCCTTATGGGATGGGCACTGTACTGGGCTTCTCTCTGAATAGGATGGGCAGCCCTGTGGTTGGGTGTGTTATGCTCCTACAGAATTCTAAGCTCCAAGAGGCAGGATGCATCTGTCTTATTCTTCATTGTATATCTGTTGCCAGAATGGTGCCTggtatctatgtgtgtctctatAGAGACAGCACTCATGTCTATGTATTGATAAAGGAAGCTGTTTTCGGGGGAGGAAACAGGCTTACAGACGAGGATTTAATTACCCAGAGTAGCCCAGTCAGTACCTTGctttggcttctgtggtttctaagCCCTGGGTAGAAGATGGCAACTACCTGCCATCTTCCCCAATCTTAGAACTTTTCCTACTCCCCTGTAGGTGACATCATCCAGAAAATCATCCCCAACCACGAGTTGGTCGGGGAGCTGGCAGGGCTCTATCTGGAAAGCATGAGCCCGAGCTCTCGAAACCCAGCCAGCGTGGAACCTGCCATGGCTAGTGCTGGCCCTGAGTGGGATCCTCAGAGTGGGAGCTCTCTCCAGGATGATGGCCACTCAGGGACTTTTGGGAGTGTCCTGGTTGGAAATCGCATCCAGATCCCTGATTCTCAGCCCCAGAATCCGGGGCCACTGGGCTCCATCTCTGGAGTGGGTAGTGGAGGCCCCAGCAGCAGGAATGAAGACAACGCCCTGAAGCGGGAGCTGCCTCGGAGTGTGCATGGGCTGAGTGGGAACTGGCTGGCATACTGGCAGTACGAGATCGGCGTGAGCCAGCAGGACGCTCACTTCCATTTCCACCAGATCCGCCTGCAGAGCTTCCCAGGACACACGGGGGCTGTCAAATGTGTGGCCGCCCTGAGCAGTGAAGACTTCTTTCTGAGCGGCAGCAAGGACCGTACTGTGcgcctctggcctctgtacaaCTATGGGGACGGGACCAGTGAGACAGCTTCCCGCCTCATCTATGCCCAGCACCGCAAAAGCGTCTTCTACGTGGGCCAGCTTGAGGCCCCACAGTATGTGGTGAGCTGTGATGGGGCGGTGCACGTCTGGGACCCCTTCACAGGTGAGCGGGCCCAGGTGAGGCCTGTTTGCAGCTGCTTTTCTGTGCTTTAGCCAGGCCTCTGGGAACGAACTGGATCTAGTGGGAAACATAATCGCATATTTTGACAGGGAAGATTCAGTGAGGCAGGCTAGAAGAACAATTAGGACTTAGAATCTGTGGGACCCAAGCTTGAGTCCGCTCCCCCAACTTATGAGCAAGCGGCTCAGCTGCTGCAGGCATCTGCTTTCCACCTGTAAGAATCAGAAGTTTAGAAGATTCTGAGAGTGTGGCTTTGGCTTCTTGTGCAGCGTCTCCTGTCATCATTGTAAAGGGAAATATTGAATGGAGAAGTGTCAGGGCAGACAGAGGTGGCGGCTGGTTGGAGCATGCTATATGAAGAGAGCAGACTGCTTTGGGGCTGGGCCCTTGGCTTCACTGTGGAAACAGCAAGATGAGAAATCCTTgaaattgtttgtgttttctgaggGTTACTGGGGAATGGGATGCAGGTGTGGGGTCAGTCAGGGCTTGAAGTTAGCCAGGGCTCTTTGATAGCCACTAGGTCCCCAAATGTACTGTGTTCTTTTTCAGGGAAGACCCTTCGCACAGTGGATCCTTCAGACAGCCGGGTGCCCTTGACTGCCGTAGCTGTCATGCCTGCCCCCCACACCAGCATCACTATGGCCAGCTCCGACTCCACCCTGCGCTTTGTGGACTGCAGGAAGCCTGGCTTACAGGTCAGGAGGCATGCAGTTGCTGTGCTGCTGGGGGTCTCTGGGCACCCATCAGGAGAGATAGTCAGAGGGGACTCCACCAGGAACACTTCAGTAGTAGCCCTGTGGGTGGGGCTCTGGCACAGATGGGGATTTTCCCTTCAGTGGATGGAGTGGGAGGGGTCAAGCCTGCTGGCTTTGTGGGCTTGAATGGGGTGAGCTGCAgtagggtgggtgggtggcactTGGCACTTGAACACAACCTCCTTCCTCCTGCAGCATGAGTTCCGACTGGGTGGAGGGCTGAACCCTGGGCTTGTTCGCTCCTTGGCCGTCAGCCCCAGTGGCCGGAGTGTTGTGGCTGGCTTCTCCTCCGGCTTCATGGTGCTTCTGGACACCCGCACGGGCCTGGTTCTACGAGGCTGGCCAGCCCACGAAGGAGACATTCTACAGATCAAGGTAACTGCCTGAGGTCCTATCCTTTAGTTTCTCCTTAGGGCCTGGCCTGAGAGAGGGCAGGTTTATTCCGGTGTCCCTTATACCTGGGTCGTTCGATGGATAGAAAATGTCCCTCGTAGGCCAGCTCAGGAGCCAGCTGCATAGGAGGCAGGCTAGGGGCAGGAATCAGGGCTAGAACTGACCCTGATGCTCCACAGAGATGTTCTAATGAGTAACCCTTGTCCATATTTGTCTTGCTTGTAGGATCAGGGGTCGCGCCCTGTCCGTGACCCAGTTAAGGTTAAATAAAGCTCAGCCTGGAGGCTGTTTACTACCTGGAGACCACTGAGCAGAGTCCATGCCCCCTGCTGGGCTGTCCTGATGGGGGCAGGAACAGGCCCAGGCTTGGGCATCATGTTCCTGCCTCCTGTATTCAATCATAGACCTCAGGGCACGTTCAGTAGTTCTGGGAGAGGAGAAATAGGGCTGTGTGTGGGAGGATTTCTCCCTGCAGCTGGAGatgctccctcctcctcagcccaGATGGAGGTGAAGGACATGCATCCTTGCTACTAGAGAAGGCAGGTTGCCCCCAGCTCTGCCCAGGACCCCAGGGAACCCTGGGTCGCAGTGTTTCTAAAGTCCAACATTCTAAGAAAGTGTCAGGATGGCTCTGGGGTTATCCTGGGTGTCCTCTCAGAGGCTTCTCTGAGCCCCAGTTCTTTCCACGTGTGAAGTGAGGACAGTGCCaggtgctctttcagaggagatgagtttggttctcagcactgtctaactctggctccaggggagTCAACACTCTTCATGGCCTGTCTGGACACCTGTCCTAATGtggcctgcatgcacacacaaataaaagtaaatgttaaaatgttagAACAGTGGCACCTTACACCTCACGTTAGTAAGATTGGATGTGGCAGT
The nucleotide sequence above comes from Arvicanthis niloticus isolate mArvNil1 chromosome 6, mArvNil1.pat.X, whole genome shotgun sequence. Encoded proteins:
- the Wdr81 gene encoding WD repeat-containing protein 81, producing MAQGSRRRKVVLTAGAEGWSPSSGPDMEELLRSVERDLNIDARQLALAPGGTHVVALVPTRWLASLRERRLGPCPRAEGLGEAEVRTLLQRSVQRLPPGWTRVEVHGLQKRRLCYPLGRVLPFEEGSGSPETLTRFMQEVAAQNYRNLWRHAYHTYGQPYSHSTAPSAIPALDSIRQALQRVYGCTFLPVGESIQCLSNVRDGPCPSRDSPACPSLLRAEALLESPEMLYVVHPYVQFSLHDVVTFSPAKLINSQAKVLFILFRVLRAMDACHRQGLACGALSLHHIAVDEKLCSELRLDLSAYEMPSEDENQEVSEEKNGTDVKSEEDGEGRPGCPTCQKELRGLVLDWVHGRISNFHYLMQLNRLAGRRQGDPNYHPVLPWVVDFTTPYGRFRDLRKSKFRLNKGDKQLDFTYEMTRQAFVAGGAGSGEPPHVPHHISDVLSDITYYVYKARRTPRSVLCGHVRAQWEPHEYPATMERMQTWTPDECIPEFYTDPTIFCSIHPDMPDLDVPAWCSSNQEFVTAHRALLESWEVSQDLHHWIDLTFGYKLQGKEAVKEKNVCLHLVDAHTHLTSYGVVQLFDQPHPQRLAGAPALAPEPPLIPRLLVQPIQEATGQEDISGQLINGAGRLVVEATPCETGWTRDRPVTGEDDLEQATEALDSISLPGKAGDQPGSSSSQASPGLLSFSAPSGSRPGRRSKAAGLDPGEGEEGKIVLPEGFSPIQALEELEKVGNFLAKGLGSRLEDPEKPQAQPPVHLQSLFHRDMQALGVLLAEMVFATRVRILQPDAPLWVRFEAVRGLCMRHSKDIPVSLQPVLDTLLQLSGPKSPIVVKKGRLEPLFEYRPVSQGLPPPSPAQLLSPFSSVVPFPPYFPALHKFILLYQARRVEDEVQGRELVFALWQQLGAVLNDITPEGLEILLPFVLSLMSEEHTAVYTAWYLFEPVAKALGPKNANKYLLKPLIGAYESPCRLHGRFYLYTDCFVAQLVVRLGLQAFLNHLLPHVLQVLAGVEASQEEGKGLVGTTEDEENELPVSGPGSCAFGEEIQMDGQPAASSGLGLPDYRSGVSFHDQADLPDTEDFQAGLYVAESPQPQEAEAVSLGQMSDKSSTSEASQGEERGGDDGGVPADKNSVKSGDSSQDLKQSEGSEEEEEEEGCVVLEEEEEQDEATGTSELTLSDTILSMETVVAPDDGQDREEEEEPLTEQTEGKEQKILLDTACKMVRWLSAKLGPTVASRHVARNLLRLLTSCYVGPTRQQFTVVSDDSPPLSAGNIYQKRPVLGDIVSGPVLSCLLHIAHLYGEPVLTYQYLPYISYLVAPGSNSSPSRLNSRKEAGLLAAVTLTQKIIVYLSDTTLMDILPRISHEVLLPVLSFLTSFVTGFPSGAQARTVLCVKTISLIALICLRIGQEMVQQHLSEPVATFFQVFSHLHELRQQELDPKVCTEGQLPEATFSDGQRRPVDPTLLEELQKVFTLEMAYTIYVPFSCLLGDIIQKIIPNHELVGELAGLYLESMSPSSRNPASVEPAMASAGPEWDPQSGSSLQDDGHSGTFGSVLVGNRIQIPDSQPQNPGPLGSISGVGSGGPSSRNEDNALKRELPRSVHGLSGNWLAYWQYEIGVSQQDAHFHFHQIRLQSFPGHTGAVKCVAALSSEDFFLSGSKDRTVRLWPLYNYGDGTSETASRLIYAQHRKSVFYVGQLEAPQYVVSCDGAVHVWDPFTGKTLRTVDPSDSRVPLTAVAVMPAPHTSITMASSDSTLRFVDCRKPGLQHEFRLGGGLNPGLVRSLAVSPSGRSVVAGFSSGFMVLLDTRTGLVLRGWPAHEGDILQIKAVEGSMLVSSSSDHSLTVWKELEQKPTQHYKSASDPIHTFDLYGSEVVTGTVANKIGVCSLLEPPSQATTKLSSENFRGTLTSLALLPTKRHLLLGSDNGIIRLLA